In Hydractinia symbiolongicarpus strain clone_291-10 chromosome 13, HSymV2.1, whole genome shotgun sequence, a single genomic region encodes these proteins:
- the LOC130623879 gene encoding alpha-1A adrenergic receptor-like — MEIVVLLGLMCVTVFIVNLYCIVIILLNKTLHRPSHIAICSLLIAHFLQSIFVIPSYAVKKAGTGNKTVVCDTFRFSYFFTNYASCLSLLVITLDRFIGVRLPLKYHIIVSTRRMLYLTISIWMYSLLLSLIPFIPNHAQSVCNYNPQKIWTVFMLLGNTLLPFLIIAGCYVVIFKKASQVFTQRKLALANTDTRRLAISHFNKSKITLLIVFFYVLCWGPSCCYYLLQSLCKACFNSSYHDSNTEDIIHFTMKLLTFVDGVIAPLIYCCTNATFNRARRRMYKKLRQLMQGGSVTECKQQPGHCLHEHLQEASPRAADGVASVRINRLHPVGNKNASKKVTLSTSSTKVRTIDVMYKEKSRDTAELMVKDGNGLVLL; from the coding sequence ATGGAGATAGTTGTTTTGCTTGGATTGATGTGTGTCACCGTTTTTATTGTGAACCTGTACTGCATTGTAATTATCCTTTTGAATAAAACTCTACACAGACCATCACACATAGCTATATGCAGTTTGCTTATTGCGCACTTTTTGCAAAGCATTTTTGTTATTCCGTCGTACGCAGTCAAGAAAGCTGGGACTGGAAACAAGACAGTTGTGTGTGACACTTTTAGGTTTTCGTACTTTTTTACAAACTATGCTTCCTGTCTCAGTCTACTCGTTATAACACTTGACAGATTTATCGGTGTTCGGCTACCGTTAAAATACCATATTATCGTCTCGACGCGAAGAATGTTATATTTGACAATATCCATCTGGATGTATTCACTCTTGCTAAGTTTAATACCATTCATACCCAATCATGCACAAAGTGTCTGCAACTATAATCCACAAAAAATATGGACTGTTTTCATGTTGCTAGGCAATACGCTTCTACCGTTTTTAATAATAGCTGGTTGCTATGTGGTAATCTTTAAAAAAGCAAGCCAGGTATTCACTCAGAGAAAACTTGCTCTAGCAAACACAGACACAAGACGCTTGGCAATTTCACATTTCAATAAATCCAAAATAACCTTACTTATAGTTTTCTTTTACGTACTTTGCTGGGGGCcaagttgttgttattatttattgCAGTCCCTGTGTAAAGCATGTTTCAACTCAAGTTATCATGATTCAAACACTGAGGATATTATACATTTTACCATGAAACTTCTTACATTCGTTGATGGTGTTATAGCTCCATTGATTTACTGTTGCACAAACGCCACATTTAACCGAGCTCGGCGACGCATGTATAAAAAATTACGCCAACTAATGCAAGGTGGATCAGTCACTGAGTGTAAACAACAACCTGGTCACTGCTTACATGAACATCTGCAAGAAGCTTCACCAAGAGCAGCTGATGGAGTTGCTTCTGTCAGAATCAATAGACTTCATCCTGTCGGCAACAAAAACGCGTCGAAGAAAGTGACGCTATCGACGTCATCGACGAAAGTAAGAACAATAGATGTGATGTACAAAGAAAAGTCTCGGGATACGGCTGAACTTATGGTAAAAGATGGTAATGGATTAGTATTGCTTTGA